The DNA region TGCCATTGTTCAGTAAAAGCAAGTTAGCAGTGAGTCTGGAAGCAAAGCTAACTTAATCTGTTTGACAGTTTGAACCCTTCCTACCAGCAACCCCAGGAGCCCAACTACATCCAAAGACTCTCCAATTTTTCAGGGAGTCCTGCTCAGTGACTATCACCTTGGCCTGTGTGCACTTATTGCTACCACAGCTCCAATATTTAAGACATTGTTCAATACCTAGCAGTTAATGAATTTTAAGTCCTATTGGCTTGAATAACCTCCTACTAGCGGCCCTATACCTGTGTCGAATGACAGCTGCAATCTCCAAAGCCTTGTCTTCAAGCTAAAATGGCAGAAGGTTAAGTCCCAAGCTGAGAATTTTGACGCAGTTATAGCATGGGAGCCCATGTAAGCTTTCTGGATCTTTGTAACATCGTTGGTGTAAAGAGAATCTCTTGCGCAATGTgtagaagcatcacctgtcagtaCAATGCTGCTGACCcattagcttaggcaggaaacagagaggtggaagttccaggacagagagatTTCTGGGATACAGGAGGTTTCTCAGGGAACGCTAAGGAAGATGCTATGTAGCACAAAACTAAAGGAGAGGTAGCCATGTGGCATGACTTAGACTAGTTTAAACAGGATAATTGAGTTATGAGCTAGTGGAAAACAGCCAAAGCttttggcctaggcatttatatataaaaagtcTCAGAGTCGTTATTTGGGGGAACAAAGAGGCAGGTTAGAAAAGCTCACAGTTACAATGGTCGCCTAGAACCcgagaaaggagaaaagtaacaAAGTCCCTGGGTGTGTGCTCACATGGAAAGTACCCAGAATTCACTCTTCAGCCCAGCCTTTTGTTTGTTCAGAAATGTTGAACCAGCCTCTCCAGAAATCCCAGCAGGAGGCTCAGGACCTGAAATGTTATAACAGGCTTATTTGTCAATGATCcaaatagagtttttttttttttttttttttcaatttttctccagggaaggtaaaattagtttctaGGCTAGCAACCAGAAAAGACACAGTCTCAAAACCAGGTTAGCCCCACCTTCACTAAGTATTCCTTCACCCTTCAGAAAAGGCACTTCATGCATCCTGTTTTGACATGTGAAGTTCTACCATGCTTGAGCCTCTAGCTCTAAAACTTACGGCAAACCCCTGCATAATTTCAGAGTTCTCTGTAAGTATGGATTGAGCTGACTTTGGTTGATAGCTCAGCAGCTCTCTTTAAACAGTGCTCCTGTACTTGTTCACTTCATTTGACCTTTAAGCAAATAAGATTCAGAGTACATGAAGAGATTATGAAGTTCCCAGATTCAATATCATAATATTGCAGTGGCAATGTCATAACACCAGATTCCCCCTCTTTGTGGATAAGAATAAACCTAATAAACCTATTACTTCTTGCTACACAGAGTTATTGGACTTTGATGTTTGATTGTGATCAGATGAAACAAAAGGAAGCGACTGCTTGAAATGGACAGGCACACAAGAACACTGAGAtagaaaagggggggaggggttgtgttTTGGTGTGGGGCCCTTTAGTGTGAGGCAGTTATGTGTTATAACACAATGGGAGCATGTAGTTCTCCCCAGAACTAAAATTAGCATAGACATAGCCACAGCAttccagccagtgctgagccaTAAGCACTGGTCAAgtcatgaaaaacattttttgacTTTCAGTATTCACTATTATAAAGTCAAGGGAGTAAATAATATTCTGAAAGGTGCTAAAGAGTGCTACtgatgaaattaaaattatattgtacTAAAACATGAATGATTAATCCATCCTGTCCAACACATGGGCTTCCAGAGGGTTCCAGATGGCGGCACTGAATTTACTGGGCATCTCAGAATGAGTGATTCACTGCTGATGCTCATCCACAAACAACCCACACGGCGTCTACACCCACCCTCCAGTTTCCCATGGCAAGGGGGGACGGTGTTAGCACCTTTTCCAGAGTTCCATCTCTGTGAAACATCAAGGACTGACTTTGATTTCGGTCATTGGCTGAATGGATAGGAACTGGCACCACCCCAATGCCACAGGTCACTTCCACATTCCTACGAATCACATAGCCACATGGCAGAATCAGACTTACCGCAGCAGGAGAAAGGATTTGTGGGAAGGGTGAATCCTAAAGAGCACTAGTCATCAAGAGGAACCGGGCACCTAACCAGGtctggagttttctttttacAGTCACTTTATTTTCGTTAAAAGATGTCTTTTAGGGTCTTTCTGATATAGCCCGGGGTGGCTGTGAGTCTATATTActcctgggtttctctgtgtgtatcgtTATGCTTGGTTCACATCAGTTGCCTTTGTAAGCAACACCTCATTACTTAAACGTTGAGGGAAGGGACTTTGGTTTCCCCATCAAGAATCCCCAAAATGAACCAAATGCCTGCACATATGCATGAACACGTGCAAATGAGCCCGATATGAGGAGACCTGACCCTAGTGCACATTTGATTCTCTTCAAATAGAATCATCACAAGAGGGTTAACTATGTGGCTTTGGAGTTTCTTAATTTACCAACGTATTTAAAGGTCTTTTGTTTGGGAATAGTAAGTGGGTGGTAAGTGGGTGTCAGTTTACTATCTAGATGGACTTGACATACTATTCGCCATACCAAAGTCACTATGAGTAAATTATCTTCAAAATGTCAAGGGCCCTGATGAAAATTgagctctccctgtctcctctaaATTATAAGCTTCCCTTTGACATTTCAGACACCTTTTCTCACTTCAGTCTTCCCACCTGCTCCTCCCTGAAAATGCCACAACCTGCTTGTAATTCCCAGTtggagaaagacaaaggaaagccATGGGATGGGTGGCATTTGAACACTGGCACCAAGGAAATAACCTGTGATCTAGAGACTGGCAACACAGACAGTgtcttctggaagcttccagaaataGGTCCTCCTAGCTTTGTGGGAAGGATAGAGCCTCCCTATGCAGAGGCAcagccacccccacctccaccccagtacctatcaaagaaaacattttgagaGTCATGGGAACCTTCTCCAGTTTGACCAGCAAACCTCTGGTCGTATTTCCACCTTTCCTACTCTGAGGAGATGGAGAGGCAGCGGGTGGGAGGTCGCACACTCATTGCTTCAGCAAGAAGACTCCTTGAAAATGCCCATCAGAGGAAGCTGGAGGGATTCTGCAGGATCCTCAAGTTGCCATCCCAAGAGTATAGTCATCCAAAGGATTCTTTTCACTTACTGTCACCCTTGCGACCCCAAACATGGTTGCCTTCAAATCCTGAAGGAGCCATCAATACAGCCAACACAATCTGGCCACAAGCAAAGCCGAGTGAAGAGGACGACATTGCTGCCCATCAGCCTGGCAGTAAGGTATTCCTCCCAGGGAGGAAAGAGCCACATTGCCCAGCCTTACCATACAACACCTAAAGATTCTCAGGTAAAGCCTATAAAAAAGATCACAGAGTTATCCCAACATCCAAAGACAGGAGGCCCTACCATGGGAGAGAGCACAGGAAGAGGTCAGAATACATGGACCTTTTAATAGCACTAACCACTCTGGTAAAAAATGGCAGCActtcagaaagaaggaaaacagatcGACTCTAGCTcactctctcctgtgtccttgAAGACAGTTTAGGTAAGGCCACCAATGGTCTTTAAGGTACTGTATAGCAATGAATGGTCCTCTTGCAAATGGACACCTCTTAAAGATACTCTGGTGTCTGattgaaaggaggagaaagaattcattATTCAAAGTTCTTATTCCCCAACCCAACTTCACCCTCAAGCTAATCCAGAGCATTTTAGCTTCAAGAGTGAAATTACTCTCCTCACTGTCTCTGCTTTGGAATTCTGGACACGCCGGAGCAAGACTGAaccaattatttttaaactctcTTTCAGGGAGAAGAACCACATCACTCCAGATGTGTATGCATCTTTTCATTACAGAGCTGTGATGGCTACTAGCTCTTCAGGCTTCCATCTCCATTCATGTCCTCACGAGCGAGCCTGTTGCTAAACTttcaaaagccaaaccaaaccaaaacaatcacTGTACATTTgtggctgcaaaaaaaaaaaaaaaaaaatctctactttCGGAGTGTCCTTTAAGAGTGCAAGACAAGTGCAGGGACAAGAGTCCCTGCTTGTAGGGGACAGGGTGTAACAGTCCCAAGAGCTCATggcttttgttttgaattgtCAGTGTGTTGGCCCTATGACTTAATTAGCATCTATTTAGTAATGGTTTTATCTGGTAGAGGAAATAGAATGGCCAAAAATATTCACCAGCCTTTCAAAAAGGAAATTCAAAGGACTGGGGATAAAAGAACAGGAAGTCCCATTAAACAAGCAAggcctgaaagaaagaaacaaagaaggaaagaaagaaagaaagaaagaaagaaagaaagaaagaaagaaagaaagaaagaaagaaagaaagaaagaaagaaagaaagaacactgtcTCCTATGACAACTGTGGCCTCACCTATAATTACAGAGCAAGTGGGCAGCCAGTTCTGAGCTTGCAGCCTGGCCCCCACTGCTTTGCCTTCCTAGCTGGAGATAAATAGTTTCTGTGACAGAAAAGGACAGCTCTGTGCCTAATTTTACTCACTTGATTAATCAGATTGGCAAGAAAGCCCCTACTTCATTTGGAAAAAttccagaggagggaaggggacttTGACACCTATTTGTCCCAGTCAACATGACATCAGCCCACGTGTAGAAACAGAAGTAGAGGAAAACGACAATTATTGTGTCTAGTGTATCTGTTTGCTATTACAACATAACAAATCATGCCCCGAATGTTGAAATACTCGCCAGTGATTATTTCTTGTAAGCCTGTGGGTCCACAGGGCTTTGCTTACATGGTCTGTGCTGGGCTAAGTTGGCAACTCAGATCCTTATGTCCTTTGTCCTTTTTCCTGGACCAAAGAGCATATTCTTCTTACCATGATGGGAGAGGTTTAAGGGCACAAAGGAGTCATGCAAAGCTTCTTCCATCTGGACTTCCAGTCTCATTAATTTTATTGACCAAAGCATGCCACTTGGTAAATCAAGGTTAAGGCCTATGTGCTTCTACCATCAGAGCAGCACTAAAGTAGTGTGTAGCTATGGTGTGGATGCAAGACACCGTGAAGAGAGGGACCACATGCTAATCCCCTATAGGTGTGAGCTAGGATCAAGAGCACAGATGtgtcagagacagagaagaggagaacaCATTCAGAGATGGATGGTGTGGTGAAGCTGGTTAGAGTCTGTCGTCATGCATGGCTTCATTGGATGCTTGGGGGTCTTCCAATTTGAATAACATTGAGTGGGTGGGATGATACAATCAGGTAGATACAGGGTGGGCATCTGTTTTAGATGCGTGGGTATGAgcagtggatttttaaaaagaagagagaaaaaagaaaaaggaaagacagagactgCTGCTAGGtactatagaggagaaagtttattgtagacaaaaggaagggaatatagacagaggcagagacatctggaGGGGCGGTTTtttgatgctaaggtcctgttcccccgGTTGGTTCTTAATCTGTCAATAAAGAAAGTCATGGGTCAACTGCTGGGTCAAAGGTATAGGCAAGACTTCTGGGTTCCTGGAGGCAAGCAGAGAGATGCaagggaagagagacaaagagtttGTGACGCTTCTAATGAAGAAAAgttgaccagccatgtgagatctcataTAGGCTGCTCCTATAAGTGGGTGGTCAAGGGCATTTAGCAGAGGCTAGATGCCACTGACCAACTAAGTTTTGGCAGGTGGGAGGTACGGAGCTAAGAGTAATAATAAGGGCAcattttccaggtgggagatagtagtgcccagcaattgtgccaagaaggcaagttgaaagtgaacagtgtatgtgtgtgtgtgtgtgtgtgtgtgtgtgtgtgtgtgtgtgtgtgtgtgtgtgtgtgttttatcagtGGATTTAAGGGAAACCAGGTGGGAGCTGGTAGTGCAGCCACTTCCTAGAGCAAAGGTGGGTAGCATAAAACTATACACAACAGATACCTGGGAAAGTCCAGAGTGGACAAGACTCTGAGCCTtgtgaggagacaggagagtgTCGTGGatgcctcccactcccaccccggAAGGACACTTAACAAAAGGCAGGGTtcgagcagcttccacagcttcccgctgcagcttcctttattctctttacagttcaccccagctctctacaacAGTTCAGctttttccctctgcttctcttcagcttctgcttGCTAGCTTCTGCCCAACTtcacctcagcttcttctcctctgcttccctgctTCAGCCTCGCCCCGCCTACTCTATTCTGGGATCCCCCAATTTattcccttccaccctctgcactcctctctcatcactcatcatccaatcagagccatgcacgcagacagggtgggtgttgctATTCGTCAGGCAGGCAGCTGGTTATCACTCAGGtggcataatcaggtttttgataatcaagcagggaatcaccgGGCTTgacagtgaaccagggtgccatcttggttCACAAGGctgcagccacggccacacccacttcccacaggggagaaaagagggaagaaccagACCAGCCGAGTCAGGAAGGTAAAGGGTAACCAAGACGGCTGGGTTACCTAGGGAATAACCACTGAAGCAAGTCAGTCAAGCCGCTGGGCTGGAGAGTTAAGGGTAGAGCATGAGCTATGCCAGCCATACCCTGTAACATGTagagactgaaggatgctgggagaacccaGCAGCTTGGTCTGTTTGTTGTGTTAAATAGACACCTCTGCCACTTGCCCCAGGGCTTGAGACGCAACAAGGAGGACCTGTAGAATGACTGAGGATAAGAGACTGTGTTTAGGCTGTGATGAAGACTAGAAGTCAATGAAAGGTCCCAGGTTGTGATATTTAGCACAACCATCCTAGGTGTTTCTATATATCCTGTCACTTTGAATTGTCACTGGTAATCATCATGACCTCCCAACATTTTTTCATTGATCAATTAGTCATTATTTTAGCTAGTAGAGAGcccattcatttattcagcagTTCCTCATGCAGGTGACTGGTTGATTCTTTCTAAAATATCATGACGTCCGAGCTAAGCCCACAGCAAAGCTCATATGTTTTATCAGAACATCCAGTGCACCACAAAATTGCATATACACAATCTGTATTCAAAGCTTGCTAGGTGTTGTTTTCCCTTAGGGGAACCAAGGCCCAAGAGAACCCGTCAAGGTCACCACAAGGATGTGATGACAGTTGGGGATCTGGGATTTAGGCCACTCCGTTATAGTGTGATACTGTTAGCTTCCGGTGGCTGCTGTCATGTAGGACCCCAACCAGGTGACTAAACAAGTCAaggttaaaataattatattctaaCATGCAAAAATTGTATGTTTGTTGGGGGGAAGTGGGTACCAATTCAGAGCtcatttaaatgaatatttccaGTGGAT from Mus pahari chromosome 9, PAHARI_EIJ_v1.1, whole genome shotgun sequence includes:
- the C9H12orf74 gene encoding LOW QUALITY PROTEIN: uncharacterized protein C12orf74 homolog (The sequence of the model RefSeq protein was modified relative to this genomic sequence to represent the inferred CDS: inserted 1 base in 1 codon) translates to MQRHSHPHLHPSTYQRKHFESHGNLLQFDQQTSGRISTFPTLRRWRGSGWEVAHSLLQQEDSLKMPIRGSWRDSAGSSSCHPKSIXHPKDSFHLLSPLRPQTWLPSNPEGAINTANTIWPQAKPSEEDDIAAHQPGSKVFLPGRKEPHCPALPYNT